From Luteococcus japonicus, one genomic window encodes:
- the hemQ gene encoding hydrogen peroxide-dependent heme synthase, which produces MARLDVDKINSELNYTMWSVFARTTAVRPEAVEEALAAIEKATEGKGLMIRGFYDVAGFRADADLMVWWHAPDFETLQDAYLALRATELGETLIPVWSQMAVHRRAEFNRAHIPSFLSGEPVKKTVVVYPFVRSTDWYLLPEEERRTMLREHGQMAAPYPGVRANTVSSFALGDYEWILAFESDELHQTVDLMRDLRAAEARRHMKEEQPFFTGRRRELAEIVASWGTPAEGGCACC; this is translated from the coding sequence ATGGCACGTCTTGACGTCGACAAGATCAACTCGGAACTGAACTACACGATGTGGTCGGTCTTCGCCCGCACCACGGCGGTTCGCCCCGAGGCCGTCGAGGAGGCGCTGGCCGCCATCGAGAAGGCGACCGAGGGCAAGGGCCTGATGATCCGGGGCTTCTATGACGTCGCCGGCTTCCGTGCAGATGCGGACCTGATGGTGTGGTGGCACGCTCCGGACTTCGAGACCCTGCAGGACGCCTACCTGGCCCTGCGCGCGACGGAGCTGGGTGAGACCCTGATCCCCGTCTGGTCGCAGATGGCGGTGCATCGTCGGGCCGAGTTCAACCGCGCCCACATCCCCTCCTTCCTGTCCGGCGAGCCCGTGAAGAAGACCGTGGTGGTCTACCCCTTCGTCCGTTCCACCGACTGGTACCTGCTCCCGGAGGAGGAGCGCCGCACCATGCTGCGCGAGCACGGCCAGATGGCCGCCCCGTACCCGGGCGTGCGCGCCAACACCGTCTCCTCCTTCGCCCTGGGCGACTACGAGTGGATCCTCGCCTTCGAGTCCGACGAGCTGCACCAGACCGTCGACCTGATGCGTGACCTGCGTGCCGCCGAGGCCCGCCGCCACATGAAGGAGGAGCAGCCCTTCTTCACCGGGCGCCGCCGCGAACTGGCGGAGATCGTCGCGAGCTGGGGCACGCCCGCCGAGGGCGGCTGCGCCTGCTGCTGA
- a CDS encoding ABC transporter permease: MGDRTRAVVAPLALALVLVGLWQLVVSTAGWPDFVLPGPRSVAARLVQDLADRSTWTHLGVTLTEALGGCLLGAVAGVPLAVAIHESRWFSAAANPFLGATQAIPAIALAPLLVLWVGYGMTGVMLLCALMVFFPILVSTLVGLRHVDPEVIDAARMDGAGRWAQLVWIEVPLALPSTLAGLRNGFTLSITGAVVGEMVMGGEGLGQVLSVQRDAVDTRGMFSTIILLCAVASTIYTVLRAVERRSKLVAAQLRDA, encoded by the coding sequence GTGGGAGATCGCACGCGGGCCGTGGTGGCTCCGCTGGCGCTCGCCCTCGTCCTCGTCGGCCTGTGGCAGCTGGTCGTGAGCACCGCCGGGTGGCCGGACTTCGTCCTGCCGGGGCCCAGGTCTGTGGCCGCACGGCTCGTGCAGGACCTTGCGGATCGCAGCACCTGGACCCATCTGGGCGTCACCCTGACCGAGGCACTGGGCGGTTGCCTGCTCGGCGCCGTGGCGGGCGTGCCCCTGGCCGTCGCCATCCATGAGTCCCGCTGGTTCTCCGCCGCCGCCAACCCCTTCCTGGGAGCCACCCAGGCCATCCCGGCGATCGCCCTGGCCCCCTTGCTGGTGTTGTGGGTGGGGTACGGGATGACCGGTGTGATGTTGTTGTGTGCCCTGATGGTCTTCTTCCCGATCCTGGTCAGCACGCTGGTGGGGCTTCGCCACGTGGACCCCGAGGTGATCGATGCGGCCCGGATGGACGGCGCGGGCCGCTGGGCCCAGCTGGTGTGGATCGAGGTGCCACTGGCCCTCCCGAGCACGCTGGCCGGCCTGCGCAATGGATTCACGCTGAGCATCACCGGAGCCGTGGTCGGGGAGATGGTGATGGGTGGCGAGGGGCTGGGCCAGGTGCTGAGCGTCCAGCGCGACGCGGTGGACACCCGCGGTATGTTCTCCACCATCATCCTGTTGTGCGCGGTGGCGTCGACGATCTACACCGTGCTGCGGGCCGTGGAGCGTCGCTCCAAGCTGGTAGCCGCGCAGCTCCGGGATGCCTGA